The following DNA comes from Acholeplasma equirhinis.
ATAACTCGGTTCTTTATATGCATCTTTTTCAATCAATTTAAATGCTTGTTCATACTGCATAGATAAATAATGATACGTTGCAAGAACAAAATTTTTCTCGTCTTTATTAATATGTACAGTTTTTTCAAGTTCTTCATTTAACATCTCTAAACTTAAAAACTGTGACATATATGCAAGATAAATATATTTAATCTCATGTGCTAAATGATAAACCTCATGATTCACTAAATTATTTAAAACACGATCATAGTTTAGTGAAACATAAGGATACTTATTCATCGAACATGCAAGGATAATCTTTTCTGTTTCAATCAACATATTTAATTTATAGTGGTAACACTTCTTTTTAAATAAATTTAGAACAGTAAAGGCATCATTAATTCTACCTTCTTCTTTTAAAAGATATGCAGATAAATATAAGTAGAAGTGTAATTCTAAATCTGTTAGATTCTTCATATATGGATTGATACTATAATAAGCTTTTTTAGCTTCTTTATAGTCTTTATGAATGACATAATATGCAAAGCGATAAAGTTTCGTATGGTAATCCATACCAATGAAATTCTTTTCATTTAAATTGTCTTTTTCTTTATAAAATAAAAGATCAATTAAATCTTCAAGTAACTCCTCATTTGGTTTGGGAACGATTCTTTTTAAATCAACATTAAACTTTTCTTGAAATAGTTCAATGTATTTTTCAGATGGCATCAGTTGATTGTTTTCAATTTTGGACAAATATGAAACACTACAAATACCTTCTGCACTTTCTTCTAATGTGAGATTCATACTTTTTCTTTGGTGTCTGATAATTGACCCAATATCATCTTGAAATTTAGGCATATGTTTTCTTAAGGTCACTTGATGCTTGAGATAGCCGATGTGAATATACATAATTTTTTTGCTCCTTTTTTTAAACAAGTACTTATTATAGACTTTTATTTTTTTATTTTCTACAAAATTTTTCCTGCAAATTGAATGTCAAAATAAAAAGATTGGAAAATTTCTTCCCAATCTTTCATTCACACTTCTAAACCCAATTTGTAGAATTGACAGATTTCTTTCATCTTACATACATCACAATTTGGTTTTTTGGCTTTACAATGGTACCTTCCAAAGAAAATTAATTGATGATGTAACTTATGCCATAAGGATGGATCAAATAAGTCATTCAGTTTCATTTCAACTTGATAAACAGAGTCATTTATATCTGCTATACCAAGTCGTTTTGAAATTCTTTCAATGTGAGTATCCACTGCTAAAGCAGGAATATGAAAAGCGTTTGACAACACGACATTGGCAGTCTTTCTGCCAACACCGGGTAAGGATTCAAGTGCCTCTCTCTCACTTGGAACTTCACTATGATACTTTTCTTTCAAAATTTGGGATAAACTTATAATATTTTTAGCTTTATTTTTATAAAGACCAATGGTCTTAATAATTCTTTCAACATCAGAAATTTCTGCTTCTGCTAACAAATCTGGTGTTGGATATTTTTTAAATAGCTCCTTTGTTACTTTATTTACTGCAATATCTGTTGTTTGAGCAGATAAGACAACTGCGACCAATAGTTCAAAATGATTTGTAAAATCGAGTTCCGCTTTCGCATCTGGAAAGAGTTCATCTAAGTATTCAGAAAAGAAAATCGATTGAGACTTCGTCATTTAATCGCCTTAAAGATTTGGTCAATTGCTCGGTCTGCTGCTTCATCTACTGGTTCACTCTTAAGTTTTGTTTGATTTAAACTGCGTTCTAAGAATTTAAGCGAGAAACGACCAGAGTCTTGATGTTCATTAATTTTTGAAACGATCATCTCGTGTGTGTATAAGTTTTCATCATACCAAGAACGAACTGTCTCTAATTCTAAACTAGATAGCATTCTTCCCAAAGCTTGTTCTAGTTTTGAAATAGTTTCTGAGATAAAGGTTTCACTTTTAGCTTTCTTTCGTTCTTTGACATCATTTTCAATGAGATTCGTTAGAATTTGGAAAGTTCCTGTTAAATCAAATACTTCAACTTGTTTTTCATTTCTCATCTCTAAACTGAAACTGACATAACCTTTTTCTTCAAGGAGCGTAACAGATTTTTCAATATCAGCAACGGATAACTCTATCTTTTTAGATATTGATGAAATTGAAAAGAGTTTTTTCTTATACATACCAAATAATGTCTTTAAGACAACTAACTCATTAGGAGATAGTTTTAATCTTTTAGATTCTTTGGTTAAAAGTCCATCTATTTCAAGGACTTGATCTTCATATAATTTTTGTAACATATTACACATCCTTTACGACTTTAGATAATGCTTGTTTCGCCGCATTTTGTTGCGCTTCTGTTTTAGATTGTCCTAAACCACTACCTAATAAAATTTCACCTTCTAAATAAACATCCGCTTTAAAGGTTGGACGGTGTGATGGTCCTGAAACTTTAACAGTATTATACGTTAAGCTTTTACGTTCAAGTTGAATGTATTCTTGCAATTGAGTCTTATAGTCCTTTAGTGTTTCAACAAGTGGGAGATATGGAACGACCACTTTCTCAAACACTAAAAATGCAGATTGAATACCCAGGTCTAAGTAGATTGCTGCAAATAATGCTTCAAAAGCATCAGCAATCACACTTTGTTTTGCATTTTGTTCACCATTACCTAGTTTTAGGTAAGCTGCTAAATTTAATTTCTCTGCAAATAGAAACAGTGCTTCTTCACGAACACTTTGAGCTCTTCTTTTGGTTAAGAAACCTTGGTCTCTTAAATCATTCTTATATAAATAGTCACTCATAATTATTTGAATGACTGCATCACCTAAAAACTCTAATCTTTCATAATGCTCTGTCCCATTCTCATGTGCAAATGAAGAATGGGTCAGTGCTTGAATGTAGAGTTTTTCGTTTTTAGGGGTGATCCCTAATTTCTCATACAATGTTTTCATTAATTATTATCCTAATGCTTTTTCTACTTTTCCAATAACATCTTTTTCTACCATTGTTTTAGCTTGACGAATGGCATTACTAAATGCATATGCTGATGATGAGCCGTGTGCTTTAATCACAACTTTGCTTAAACCTGCAATTAATGCACCACCAATTTCATCTGGAGACATTGATTTTTTAAAGTTTTTTAATGCCTTTTTCATAAATAATACTGCACCAATTTTTGACCAAATACTTGCTTTAATCTCACGTTTCAACATTTGGCCCATGGCTTTAGCTGTACCTTCCATTGTTTTCATTACGATGTTTGCAGTGAAACCATCTGATAATAAAATAGATGCTTCACTTGAAAGGATTTCTTTTGGTTCTAAGTTGCCATAGAAATTAATTGCTGGATGTTTATCCAGTAATTCATACGCTTCTCTATCAAGATCGCGTCCTTTACCAACTTCAGTTCCAATATTGATTAAACCAACTTGAGGTTTTTCAACACCGAAGACTTCTCTTAAAGCAACTGTTGTAAAGATGGCATTTCCTAACATATGTTCAGCTTTTGTATTGATGTTACCACCAGCATCCAGTAAATAAGTTGGTTTACCATCAAGCGATGGAATCAGTGGTGCAATTGCACAACGTTCTAAGCCTTTTAACGGTTTAATAATGAATTGTGAACCAAAGACTAAAACTTGTGTTGGACCTGCAGAAACAAGTGCATCTGCTTTACCTTCTTTAACATAATACATTGCTGCAATCATTGAATAATCTTTTTTTCTAATGGTATCAATACCAATATCTTTAACACCCATGTCAAAGGCATTTGGCACATCAATTACTTCAAGTCTTTTATGTTCTTTTAAATAAGGAGCCATCGCTTCCTTATTACCAAAAAGAACAATTTCAATATTCTCATATAAATTTAATGCTTCTAAGGTACCGAGTACAATTTCTTTTGGAGCGAAATCTCCACCCATACCATCAACTGCTAAACGAATCATACAATATCTCCTATCATTAAAATGATACTATTTTGATTATATCACTATATTTAAAATTCTTTTTTTCAAATACGGATACTTTTCTAAATGTTTCAAATAGTATTTTGCATCGGCCTTCATCTCAGTTAAGATTTTTAAGTCGCTTGCAAAATCTAAATATTTAAATTTGACTTGTCCACTTTGTAATATCCCAGAGAATAACCCTGCACCACGAAGTTTTAAATCATACTCTGATAAAGTGAAACCATCTAAGGTTTGTTCAAAGAAATTCAGTCGTTCAGAATCACTCTTATCTGAAACTAAATAACATGTTCCGGCTTTACTGCCTCTACCAATTCTACCTCTTAATTGATGGAGTTGTGATAACCCAAAATGCTCTGCACCGATGATTAACATCGTTGTTGCATTTTTAACATCAATACCAACTTCAATAATTGTAGTTGAAAGTAAAATGCCTTTAGGATTATCGATAAATCGCTTCATAATCATATCAATCTCATCATTTGATAGTTTTCCATGAATCACATAGAAGTCATCTTGACTATAAAATGGTGAGAGTTTAGAGTAGATACTTTCAATTGAGTCTTTATCTTTACTTTCTAAAATAGATGGTACAACAATAAAACTTTGTTCCACCCTCTTTTGAGTTTCCTTTAAAATATCAATAACCTTTTCAAAGTCTCGTTCTTTCATAAAAACTGTTTTGGTAGCTTTTTGGAAAGTCGGACGCATTTTAATTGATGACACATCAAGATCACCAAAGAAAGTTAAAGACAAACTTCTTGGAATTGGTGTTGCAGTTAAGTAAATTAGGTCACCTGTCATGCTCTTATTCACTAAACTATCTCTTAATTCAACACCAAATTTATGTTGTTCATCGATGATCACTAAACCTAACTTATTAAACTCTGTACCTTCCATACCAAGTGCATGCGTACCAAAGATCATTTTTGGTTTACCTGATTTAATAGAATCTTGGACTGCTTTTTTATCTTTAATCGATGAAGTTAAAAGTGTTGAATCAATATCTTGGAATAGTTTAATAAAGTTTTCATAGTGTTGTCTTGCAAGTATTTCAGTTGGTGCCATCATCGCAACTTGATATCCTGCAGAAATCATACCAAGTGCTGCAATGAATGCAACAATTGTTTTCCCTGAACCAACATCTCCTTGAATCAGTCGATACATGGATTCTTGTTTCTTATAATCTTTATAAATCTCATTCACTGTTTCTTGTTGATTAAATGTGAGTTGATAAGGTAGTCCATCGATATACCATCTCACATCATCAATTTTATATTGAATAGGTTCACGTGTACTTTTAGGATTTAATGTGAACATATAACTTAATTGATGTAAGAAAGCTTCTTCTCTTTTAAAACGTTCTAAAGATTTCTTTAAATCTTCATTCGATGCAGGAAAGTGCATTTTATAATATGCTTCTTTTCTGTCTAATAGATGATATTTATGAATTAATTCTTTAGGGAGTGTTTCAAAGATTTGATCCTTGCCTTCTTCAAAAATATTTGAAATAATTTTACTGATTTGAGAATCAAGGACACCTTCAAGTCCGTAGATTGGTTTAATCTCTGGTTGTTCTTTTTGAGTTGAAATAAAATTTACATTGATTTCTCTTAAGAATAAATTAAACTTACCTTGAACTAAAACAGTATCTCCTTGATTTAACGTTTTACTTAGATACTCTCTACCATAAATTAAGAGTTTGATGGATTCCCCATCAACTTCAATGAACGTTGTTGTAAGGACTGCTTTTCTTTTAACTGTTTGAATCGGACCATTAATTTTACCAATGACTGTAATGATTTCATTATGACGCAATTCATCAAAGGTAGCTAGGGTAAAGTTTTGATATTTCTTAGGTAAATATGAAACAAGGTCATAGGTATCCCATATGCCTTGTCTTCTTAATTTCTTAACTGTGTTTTCACCCACACCGTGGATTTCAATTAACTCAATTCCCATACCTTGATTATAGCACTAAACCATACCTTTCTTTATAAGAAAATCCCTTAAAACTTGTTTAAAAACCTTTAATTTTTTTAATCATGGTAAGATAAATTTGAGGTGATTTTCAATGTGTGGTCGTTTTACAATTACTGTAACCTATGATGAACTTCAAAAATACGTTGAAGAAAAATATGAAATTGAAAAAATTTCACCTGATTTTAGAGTGCCTAATTATAATGTTGCACCAAGTATGGATGTCATTTCAATTTTGCATGATGGTAAAAGATACCGTATTGGTTTACTCAAATGGGGATTCATTCCTTCATTCAATCCAGATGATAAAATAGGCTTTATTAATGCTAAGGCAGAAACTGTTTTTGAGAAACCTTCCTTTAAGAAGGCCATTTTAAATCAAAGATGTGTTGTTTTAGCAGATGGTTATTATGAATGGAAACAAGATGAAACAAAACAACCCTATAGAATTACCACAGATCAAAAATTATTCGCAATGGCCGCCATTTGGAATACTGTAACAGATAGTTCTGGTAAGAAAATCCACACGGTTGCGATTATGACAACGAAAGCATACGGTATTACTGAAGAAATTCATGAAAGAATGCCTGTTATTCTTGATAAAGATACTGAAAAGATTTGGTTAAATCCTAAATACATTGATCCTTTAGATATTAAATCTGTTCTTCAACCTTATAAAGGTAAGATTCATATGTATAAGGTATCAAAACGTGTTGGCAGTCCTTCTGCCAATGACATTGAACTCATTGAAGAAATGTAAATGCTTTTGAATTTTGAAAAAAATAAAAGTCGACTTAACTTGTTGGTTATGCCATTAACGGTATAACCTTTTTTTATACATTTTTCTTTCATGTTTTTTCAGTGTCTTACATCAAAATTATAGTTATATAATATACTCCCAAAAGGAGCATGCTTTATGGAAAACATGAAAGACTACCAACTCAATAGAACTATTTTTTGTATTGACTTAAAGTCTTTTTACGCTTCTGTTGAGTGTGTTTTAAAAGGACTTGATCCATTTAATACACCTTTGGTGGTGGCAGATAAAGGACGCGGTGGTGGCTCAATCGTCCTTGCAGTTTCCCCTTATCTTAGAAAGCTTGGTATACCTTCACGTTGTCGTATCTTTGAAATCCCTGAAAACTTAGATATTATCTTTGCTAAACCTCGCATGGAAACTTATATGGAGTATTCTGCTAAGGTGATTGAAGTTTATTTAGAGTTTGTTAGTTTTGATGATTTATATGTTTATTCAATTGATGAATCCTTACTTGATGTCACACACTATTTAAAGCGTTATAACTTAACTGCTAGAGAACTTGCAGAAAAGATTTTAAACCGTATTAAAGAAAAACTTGGACTCACTGCTACTTGTGGCATTGGACCTAATATGCTAATGAGTAAATTAGCACTTGATATTGAATCTAAAAAGAGTCCTGATTTCATTGGCGAATGGACTTATGATGATATTCCAAAGAAACTCTGGCCGGTTACACCACTTTCTGAAATGTGGGGAATTGGTTCTCGAATGGAAGCCAATTTAAATGATTTAGGTATTTATTCTATTTATGATTTGGCACATTTTGATGTTAATTACCTAAAGAAACTCTTTGGCGTTATGGGCGAAGAACTCTACTATCATGCCCATGGTATTGATATGAGTCTCATTCAAGATAAAGATAGACTGCGTTCTAAAGCTAAATCATTTAGTGCAAACCAAGTTTTATTTAGAGACTATACCGGTGAAGAAATTCTAACCATTATTCTTGAGATGGTCGATGAAATTACAAGACGTTTAAGAATGCACCGTAAGAAAACTAGAACAATTCATCTTGCTATTGGTTATTCAAAAGATTTTCCTGGAGGCTTCTCGCGTCAAATAACTCTAGATCAACCAACACATAATGAAACAACCATCTACCAAGCTTGTCTAGATTTATTTGAAAGATTCTATATCGGATATCCAATTAGAGTTGTTGGTATTTCTGCAGGTGGTTTAACTGATTATGATTCATATTATCAATTCTCAATCTTTGAAGATACACAAGCTTTAGAGAAAGAATTTATACTTCAACAAACAGTTGATTCAATTAAAAGTAAATTTGGTAAGAATGCAGTACTTCGTGG
Coding sequences within:
- the plsX gene encoding phosphate acyltransferase PlsX — protein: MIRLAVDGMGGDFAPKEIVLGTLEALNLYENIEIVLFGNKEAMAPYLKEHKRLEVIDVPNAFDMGVKDIGIDTIRKKDYSMIAAMYYVKEGKADALVSAGPTQVLVFGSQFIIKPLKGLERCAIAPLIPSLDGKPTYLLDAGGNINTKAEHMLGNAIFTTVALREVFGVEKPQVGLINIGTEVGKGRDLDREAYELLDKHPAINFYGNLEPKEILSSEASILLSDGFTANIVMKTMEGTAKAMGQMLKREIKASIWSKIGAVLFMKKALKNFKKSMSPDEIGGALIAGLSKVVIKAHGSSSAYAFSNAIRQAKTMVEKDVIGKVEKALG
- a CDS encoding helix-turn-helix domain-containing protein — translated: MYIHIGYLKHQVTLRKHMPKFQDDIGSIIRHQRKSMNLTLEESAEGICSVSYLSKIENNQLMPSEKYIELFQEKFNVDLKRIVPKPNEELLEDLIDLLFYKEKDNLNEKNFIGMDYHTKLYRFAYYVIHKDYKEAKKAYYSINPYMKNLTDLELHFYLYLSAYLLKEEGRINDAFTVLNLFKKKCYHYKLNMLIETEKIILACSMNKYPYVSLNYDRVLNNLVNHEVYHLAHEIKYIYLAYMSQFLSLEMLNEELEKTVHINKDEKNFVLATYHYLSMQYEQAFKLIEKDAYKEPSYYLLTLMILNKIGDEHSINPYLEKEMDTNNAQEFLIIKYLQEKYLIKKQETVGFIRDHVIKLNDLSDRRLELLFWYEEGIEEFKKLGFYKEATHIGQMIFSKINDLASLRD
- a CDS encoding DnaD domain protein, with product MLQKLYEDQVLEIDGLLTKESKRLKLSPNELVVLKTLFGMYKKKLFSISSISKKIELSVADIEKSVTLLEEKGYVSFSLEMRNEKQVEVFDLTGTFQILTNLIENDVKERKKAKSETFISETISKLEQALGRMLSSLELETVRSWYDENLYTHEMIVSKINEHQDSGRFSLKFLERSLNQTKLKSEPVDEAADRAIDQIFKAIK
- a CDS encoding SOS response-associated peptidase; the encoded protein is MCGRFTITVTYDELQKYVEEKYEIEKISPDFRVPNYNVAPSMDVISILHDGKRYRIGLLKWGFIPSFNPDDKIGFINAKAETVFEKPSFKKAILNQRCVVLADGYYEWKQDETKQPYRITTDQKLFAMAAIWNTVTDSSGKKIHTVAIMTTKAYGITEEIHERMPVILDKDTEKIWLNPKYIDPLDIKSVLQPYKGKIHMYKVSKRVGSPSANDIELIEEM
- the nth gene encoding endonuclease III; the encoded protein is MTKSQSIFFSEYLDELFPDAKAELDFTNHFELLVAVVLSAQTTDIAVNKVTKELFKKYPTPDLLAEAEISDVERIIKTIGLYKNKAKNIISLSQILKEKYHSEVPSEREALESLPGVGRKTANVVLSNAFHIPALAVDTHIERISKRLGIADINDSVYQVEMKLNDLFDPSLWHKLHHQLIFFGRYHCKAKKPNCDVCKMKEICQFYKLGLEV
- a CDS encoding Y-family DNA polymerase — translated: MENMKDYQLNRTIFCIDLKSFYASVECVLKGLDPFNTPLVVADKGRGGGSIVLAVSPYLRKLGIPSRCRIFEIPENLDIIFAKPRMETYMEYSAKVIEVYLEFVSFDDLYVYSIDESLLDVTHYLKRYNLTARELAEKILNRIKEKLGLTATCGIGPNMLMSKLALDIESKKSPDFIGEWTYDDIPKKLWPVTPLSEMWGIGSRMEANLNDLGIYSIYDLAHFDVNYLKKLFGVMGEELYYHAHGIDMSLIQDKDRLRSKAKSFSANQVLFRDYTGEEILTIILEMVDEITRRLRMHRKKTRTIHLAIGYSKDFPGGFSRQITLDQPTHNETTIYQACLDLFERFYIGYPIRVVGISAGGLTDYDSYYQFSIFEDTQALEKEFILQQTVDSIKSKFGKNAVLRGSALKAESTIIARNGMIGGHNK
- a CDS encoding ATP-dependent DNA helicase RecG: MGIELIEIHGVGENTVKKLRRQGIWDTYDLVSYLPKKYQNFTLATFDELRHNEIITVIGKINGPIQTVKRKAVLTTTFIEVDGESIKLLIYGREYLSKTLNQGDTVLVQGKFNLFLREINVNFISTQKEQPEIKPIYGLEGVLDSQISKIISNIFEEGKDQIFETLPKELIHKYHLLDRKEAYYKMHFPASNEDLKKSLERFKREEAFLHQLSYMFTLNPKSTREPIQYKIDDVRWYIDGLPYQLTFNQQETVNEIYKDYKKQESMYRLIQGDVGSGKTIVAFIAALGMISAGYQVAMMAPTEILARQHYENFIKLFQDIDSTLLTSSIKDKKAVQDSIKSGKPKMIFGTHALGMEGTEFNKLGLVIIDEQHKFGVELRDSLVNKSMTGDLIYLTATPIPRSLSLTFFGDLDVSSIKMRPTFQKATKTVFMKERDFEKVIDILKETQKRVEQSFIVVPSILESKDKDSIESIYSKLSPFYSQDDFYVIHGKLSNDEIDMIMKRFIDNPKGILLSTTIIEVGIDVKNATTMLIIGAEHFGLSQLHQLRGRIGRGSKAGTCYLVSDKSDSERLNFFEQTLDGFTLSEYDLKLRGAGLFSGILQSGQVKFKYLDFASDLKILTEMKADAKYYLKHLEKYPYLKKRILNIVI
- the rnc gene encoding ribonuclease III; translation: MKTLYEKLGITPKNEKLYIQALTHSSFAHENGTEHYERLEFLGDAVIQIIMSDYLYKNDLRDQGFLTKRRAQSVREEALFLFAEKLNLAAYLKLGNGEQNAKQSVIADAFEALFAAIYLDLGIQSAFLVFEKVVVPYLPLVETLKDYKTQLQEYIQLERKSLTYNTVKVSGPSHRPTFKADVYLEGEILLGSGLGQSKTEAQQNAAKQALSKVVKDV